In Candidatus Defluviibacterium haderslevense, the following are encoded in one genomic region:
- the purQ gene encoding phosphoribosylformylglycinamidine synthase subunit PurQ produces the protein MKFGVITFPGSNCDDDMIYVLQDVLGQKVTKIWHKETSLAHFNPNDCIVIPGGFSFGDYLRCGAIARFSPIMNEVIRFAQSGGYVFGICNGFQILCEAGLLPGQLLLNHKQKFICQNIYVKPCNTDTPFTYNLDLNKAYKIPIAHAEGRYFADEATLKQLRDNNQIMFQYCDQNGQVNDESNINGSYWNIAGICNETRNVFAMMPHPERASEAELGNTDGRLLFESLLEWIREHSMLIA, from the coding sequence ATGAAATTTGGGGTAATAACCTTTCCAGGGTCAAATTGTGATGATGACATGATTTATGTGCTCCAAGATGTTTTAGGACAAAAAGTAACTAAAATTTGGCATAAAGAAACCTCACTAGCCCATTTTAATCCCAATGATTGTATAGTCATTCCAGGTGGTTTTTCTTTTGGTGATTATTTAAGATGTGGGGCCATTGCCAGATTCTCACCCATTATGAATGAGGTCATCAGATTTGCTCAGAGCGGAGGGTATGTATTCGGCATTTGTAATGGATTTCAAATATTGTGTGAAGCAGGTTTATTGCCGGGTCAATTATTGTTGAACCACAAACAAAAATTTATTTGCCAAAATATTTATGTTAAGCCTTGTAATACCGATACCCCATTTACCTATAATCTGGACTTAAACAAAGCCTATAAAATTCCCATTGCGCACGCTGAGGGAAGATATTTTGCAGATGAAGCTACACTGAAGCAACTTAGGGACAATAACCAAATCATGTTCCAGTATTGTGACCAGAATGGTCAGGTGAATGATGAATCCAACATTAATGGTTCTTATTGGAATATAGCCGGAATTTGTAATGAAACCCGTAACGTCTTTGCCATGATGCCTCATCCGGAACGGGCTTCTGAAGCTGAATTGGGAAATACCGATGGACGACTATTGTTCGAAAGTTTATTGGAGTGGATCAGAGAGCACAGTATGCTGATAGCCTAA
- a CDS encoding polyprenyl synthetase family protein, translated as MKTSLNQIKSPIENELKLFDTHFKKAISSRVSLLDKISYYIVKTKGKQFRPLIALLSAKVFGPINEESYTAATMVELLHTATLVHDDVVDESDQRRGFFSINALWKNKIAVLVGDYLLSKGLLVALEKEQYAMLKILSEAVSAMSEGELLQLEKARRLDITEDIYFDIIKQKTATLISASCTCGAISTCQSEEYIQTMKRFGLNLGIAYQIKDDLMDLSEHNTGKPKIHDIREKKMTLPLIIALKNAPHPESFQIIQSIRNHSEDETVIRKAVQFIIQYNGINQSIERMNAYRDLALKDLATLPSNDARLALEQLCYFVTEREK; from the coding sequence ATGAAGACCAGCTTAAATCAAATCAAGTCTCCCATAGAAAACGAACTTAAGTTGTTCGATACCCATTTCAAAAAAGCTATATCCAGCCGAGTTTCTCTACTAGATAAAATCAGTTACTATATCGTCAAAACCAAAGGCAAACAATTCAGACCCTTGATCGCTTTGCTGAGTGCCAAGGTATTTGGACCCATAAATGAGGAATCCTATACCGCTGCCACCATGGTGGAATTACTGCATACAGCTACTTTGGTGCATGATGATGTGGTGGATGAATCTGACCAAAGGCGTGGGTTCTTTTCCATAAATGCATTATGGAAAAACAAGATAGCAGTCCTCGTGGGAGACTATTTATTATCCAAGGGACTCCTTGTGGCCCTGGAAAAAGAGCAATATGCCATGTTAAAGATCCTGTCTGAAGCGGTCAGTGCGATGAGCGAGGGCGAATTGTTACAATTAGAAAAAGCCCGAAGACTGGATATTACCGAGGACATTTATTTTGACATCATCAAACAAAAAACGGCGACCCTAATATCTGCTTCATGTACCTGCGGTGCCATAAGCACTTGTCAAAGTGAAGAATATATACAAACCATGAAACGCTTTGGTCTTAACCTTGGTATTGCCTACCAAATCAAAGACGATTTAATGGATTTATCTGAGCACAATACCGGAAAACCCAAAATTCATGATATCAGAGAAAAGAAGATGACCCTTCCCCTGATCATTGCCCTTAAGAACGCTCCGCACCCTGAAAGCTTCCAGATTATCCAAAGCATTCGCAACCATTCAGAAGACGAGACTGTAATCCGAAAAGCAGTACAATTTATCATCCAATACAACGGTATCAACCAATCCATAGAACGCATGAATGCCTATCGGGATTTGGCGCTTAAAGATCTGGCAACACTTCCATCTAATGATGCTCGTTTGGCCTTAGAACAATTGTGTTACTTTGTTACTGAAAGGGAGAAGTAA
- a CDS encoding SAM-dependent chlorinase/fluorinase — translation MISKPQLISLTTDFGTRDFRTGALQACILKHAPNVQFVDLSHEIPVFDLVQAAFMIKNGYPFFPHESIHLAWVFNAGEDNGILLAYFESCYFILPDNGLLNMICDEQSPEYILRISEDCYQYRERIAAAVFQISSGEDMMALYDKLENPVRKINVSPVYQKDRIQTKVSYIDRYGNLIMNIMKEPFNKIAAGRSFSFHTKTHDVISHFTTDEVLPVNGGFYLYFSDAGFMTLALCGSHAATTLDIHVDDNLQIIFE, via the coding sequence TTGATATCTAAACCCCAATTAATTAGTTTGACCACGGATTTTGGAACTCGTGATTTTCGAACTGGCGCATTACAAGCGTGTATTCTAAAACATGCTCCTAATGTTCAATTCGTAGATTTGAGCCATGAGATTCCGGTTTTTGATCTTGTGCAAGCAGCCTTTATGATTAAGAATGGCTATCCTTTTTTTCCTCATGAAAGTATTCATCTTGCTTGGGTTTTTAATGCAGGAGAAGATAATGGAATTCTGTTGGCTTATTTTGAATCCTGTTATTTTATTTTGCCCGACAATGGATTGTTGAATATGATTTGTGATGAACAATCTCCTGAATATATACTCAGAATTAGTGAAGATTGTTATCAATACCGCGAGCGAATTGCAGCTGCTGTTTTCCAAATCTCCAGTGGTGAAGATATGATGGCATTATATGATAAACTGGAAAATCCGGTTCGAAAAATAAATGTTTCTCCGGTTTATCAAAAGGACAGAATTCAAACTAAAGTAAGTTATATAGATCGCTATGGAAATTTGATCATGAACATTATGAAAGAACCTTTTAATAAAATTGCTGCAGGAAGATCATTTTCATTTCATACCAAAACACATGATGTCATTTCTCATTTTACTACAGATGAAGTCCTTCCAGTTAATGGTGGTTTTTATCTTTATTTTTCGGATGCCGGATTTATGACCTTAGCCTTATGTGGATCACACGCTGCAACGACTTTAGATATACATGTAGATGATAACCTTCAAATTATTTTTGAATGA
- a CDS encoding AAA family ATPase yields the protein MSLTIIRPFAEIAFAEEIKMLIELDRQVKPPNWQMSPWAVMNYIMGTTLANGTKITPKYFGDKKLVEIAIATLLSDRALLLTGIPGTAKTWLAEHLTAAISGSSDLLIQGTTGINEDALRYGWNYASLIKQGPTQEGLIPSPVMKAMESGKIVRIEELSRIPTEIQDALITILSEKTLPVSELNLQVQAVQGFNLIATSNDQDKGVYEMSSALKRRFNIIVLPLPATLEEEVNIVQYRIQQIAKTIDISLADIKEKQMEQLVTLFRELRSGKTIDGKQKIKSTQAHLSPAEAISIIHQGRIHSYYFDQNNVTAEHLVPGILNTLRQYDDAELSTLNEYNETILKKRAGWKEWYDVIKKNLD from the coding sequence ATGTCATTAACCATCATTAGACCCTTTGCCGAAATTGCATTTGCTGAAGAAATAAAAATGCTTATTGAATTGGATCGTCAGGTCAAACCACCCAATTGGCAAATGTCTCCTTGGGCAGTAATGAACTATATCATGGGTACAACATTAGCTAATGGAACAAAAATTACACCTAAATATTTTGGCGATAAAAAATTAGTTGAAATTGCTATCGCCACCTTACTATCAGATCGCGCATTATTATTAACCGGCATTCCGGGAACTGCAAAAACATGGTTAGCGGAACACCTGACTGCAGCCATATCCGGATCATCTGATTTATTAATTCAAGGAACAACCGGCATTAATGAAGATGCTTTAAGGTATGGATGGAATTACGCTTCTTTAATTAAACAAGGCCCAACACAGGAAGGATTAATTCCATCTCCGGTCATGAAGGCCATGGAATCAGGAAAAATTGTAAGAATAGAAGAATTATCAAGAATACCTACTGAAATTCAAGATGCATTAATTACTATTTTATCTGAAAAGACCTTGCCTGTTTCTGAATTAAATCTTCAGGTACAAGCTGTTCAAGGATTTAATTTGATCGCCACATCCAATGATCAAGATAAGGGTGTCTACGAGATGTCTTCAGCACTTAAAAGAAGGTTCAATATTATCGTTTTACCACTTCCAGCAACACTTGAAGAAGAAGTGAATATCGTTCAATATCGAATTCAGCAAATAGCCAAAACAATTGATATTTCACTGGCAGATATCAAAGAAAAACAAATGGAACAACTGGTTACTCTATTTAGAGAATTAAGATCGGGAAAAACAATTGATGGTAAACAAAAAATTAAATCTACACAAGCCCATCTCAGTCCTGCTGAAGCAATATCAATCATTCATCAAGGAAGGATTCACAGTTATTATTTTGATCAAAATAATGTGACTGCAGAACATTTAGTCCCAGGTATTCTAAATACATTAAGACAATATGATGATGCCGAATTAAGTACTTTAAATGAATACAACGAAACGATATTGAAGAAAAGAGCAGGTTGGAAAGAATGGTATGATGTCATCAAGAAAAATCTGGATTGA
- a CDS encoding GxxExxY protein yields MISKEQYKYSDLTGKIIGCAMEVHKILGNGFQEVIYQRALEIEMTLQGLSFSREHEMPIFFKNHQIGTRRVDFLVEGIISVEIKAVTKLEDVHLAQAINYLEAYNLEIGLLINFGAKSLEFKRLINSKFDKSNKS; encoded by the coding sequence ATGATTTCAAAGGAACAATATAAATACAGCGATTTAACGGGCAAGATTATTGGCTGTGCGATGGAAGTACATAAAATATTGGGTAACGGGTTTCAGGAAGTGATTTATCAACGAGCATTAGAAATAGAGATGACTTTGCAAGGATTATCTTTTAGTAGAGAACATGAAATGCCCATTTTTTTTAAAAATCACCAAATAGGAACTCGAAGAGTTGACTTTTTGGTGGAAGGTATAATTTCTGTTGAAATTAAAGCAGTTACTAAATTAGAAGATGTACACCTAGCACAAGCAATAAACTATTTGGAAGCCTATAATTTAGAAATTGGCTTGCTCATCAATTTTGGAGCTAAAAGTTTAGAATTTAAACGCTTGATAAATTCAAAGTTTGATAAATCAAATAAATCATAG
- a CDS encoding antibiotic biosynthesis monooxygenase — MITRIVKMKFKAEHVNDFIALFHSSAPVIRTFDGCLHVELISDIHHPQIMCTLSKWTSEESLNQYRNSSFFLKTWTETKKLFQEKAEAWSFVEIK; from the coding sequence ATGATCACACGTATTGTAAAAATGAAATTTAAAGCTGAACACGTCAATGATTTTATTGCATTATTCCATTCAAGCGCCCCTGTCATAAGAACATTTGATGGGTGTCTTCATGTAGAACTTATATCTGATATTCATCATCCACAAATCATGTGTACATTAAGCAAATGGACCAGCGAAGAATCACTAAATCAATATAGAAATTCTAGTTTTTTTTTAAAAACCTGGACTGAAACAAAAAAATTATTTCAAGAGAAAGCAGAAGCCTGGAGTTTTGTTGAAATAAAATAA
- a CDS encoding KpsF/GutQ family sugar-phosphate isomerase — protein MTESIKKSIQESALSCINIEAQVIAQLHTSVNDAFIQAIYSIYQSPGRLVITGIGKSAIIGQKIVATLNSTGTPALFMHAADAIHGDLGMVQSNDIVLCISKSGETPEIKLLVPLVKGRGSLLIGICAQAHSFLALQSDYLIYTPVSQEAEPNNLAPTSSTTAQLVIGDAIAVALISLRGFTQMDFAHYHPGGSLGKKLHLKVDDLYRLNDKPKVALNATFHDTLIEISSKRLGATVVMGELEEIAGMVTDGDIRRAFEKYSDVSKLTAETIMNKNPKMISAEAMATDALQVMQDNKISQLVVLENDKYVGIIHLHDILREGII, from the coding sequence ATGACAGAATCCATTAAAAAATCCATTCAGGAATCCGCTTTGAGTTGTATCAACATAGAAGCACAGGTAATTGCCCAATTACATACTTCAGTTAATGATGCATTTATTCAAGCCATATATAGCATTTACCAATCCCCTGGAAGACTGGTCATAACCGGAATCGGAAAAAGCGCTATAATCGGACAAAAAATAGTAGCAACACTTAATTCTACGGGTACGCCGGCACTATTTATGCATGCAGCCGATGCCATTCACGGAGACCTTGGTATGGTTCAATCCAATGATATTGTCTTATGTATTTCCAAAAGTGGAGAAACACCGGAAATAAAATTGTTGGTTCCATTGGTAAAAGGTAGAGGGAGTTTGCTCATAGGAATCTGCGCTCAAGCCCATTCTTTTTTAGCACTGCAGTCTGATTATTTAATTTATACTCCAGTTAGTCAAGAAGCAGAACCTAATAATCTTGCCCCAACTTCTAGCACTACAGCACAATTGGTCATTGGAGACGCTATTGCAGTTGCGCTCATTTCTTTAAGAGGTTTTACTCAAATGGATTTTGCGCACTATCATCCCGGAGGTTCGTTAGGTAAAAAATTGCATCTTAAAGTTGATGATTTATACCGATTGAATGATAAACCAAAAGTTGCATTGAACGCTACATTTCACGATACATTGATAGAAATATCTTCCAAAAGATTAGGAGCAACAGTAGTCATGGGTGAATTGGAAGAAATAGCAGGAATGGTAACGGATGGAGACATTCGACGGGCATTTGAAAAATATTCGGATGTAAGCAAACTTACAGCGGAAACCATAATGAATAAAAATCCTAAAATGATTTCTGCTGAAGCTATGGCCACAGATGCTTTGCAAGTCATGCAAGACAATAAAATTTCTCAATTGGTAGTTCTAGAGAACGATAAATATGTTGGTATAATTCATCTACATGATATTCTAAGAGAGGGAATTATTTAA
- a CDS encoding thioredoxin family protein — translation MRKYMFLLAVLLTFCTANAQILDPVHWSTEVKLISKNEYEIIFKAVLDEEWAIYSQTSNPEGPSPTELTFTKGSHFSLIGKVEERGKKKEAKEPLFDDIIVAKYKEHVDFVQKVKILDPSKPLKASVYFTSCNNSTCIPPTSKDFTIQVGGNAQPEASVNAMPISVGAVQDHAGLLDPVKVKASLTKEGDSKLKVQFKAIIDSGWFIYSNKIGEDGPIPTTVDWDKGTHYGFDGELKEFSDHKVTGFDEIFEMELIKYKEQVIFEQGIDVKDPKIPIKGSMTFQTCDATKCLPPKTLVFEINAQNGSIKMEGDEGGTGFLMPGEGGDGFDQTIPTVVNTLKNPIGQCGEELIKGTNHFWTFLFGFLGGLLALLTPCVFPMIPLTVSYFTKGSKDKASGLRNGLLYGLSIIVIYVAIGLVITALFGATALNELSTNWVANVLFFIIFIVFAFSFFGYFEITLPSSWSNKTDHMADKGGLIGIFFMAFTLAIVSFSCTGPIIGSAIVESAKSPIGPSIVMFGFSLALALPFGLFAAFPAWLNSLPKSGSWMSSVKVVLGFLELALAFKFLSVADMTKHWGILGYELFMGLWVLIFALMTIYLFGWIKFPHDSPIKKLSPVRWMFALSALAITIYLSTGFRYSDEYKSYHSLPLMSGLAPPANYNYFLGAPTVNQEIKSKYISFTKCANNIDCFKDYYEAKAYAKEMGKPLLVDFTGYGCVNCRKTEEHIWVNDRIRNKLNNDFVLVSLYVDDRKPLEKELISAVTKSTIRNVGNKWADFQIVNFNQNSQPLYVIMSPDEEVLAKPRGYKEGVDAYNQFLECGLTAFKSSHNIGSN, via the coding sequence ATGCGAAAATACATGTTTTTATTAGCTGTTTTATTGACTTTTTGCACAGCTAATGCTCAGATTTTAGACCCGGTTCATTGGTCTACAGAGGTCAAGTTAATTTCTAAAAATGAATATGAAATCATTTTTAAAGCAGTTTTAGACGAAGAATGGGCCATATACAGCCAGACATCAAACCCAGAAGGCCCATCACCGACAGAACTTACCTTTACCAAAGGGTCCCATTTCTCACTTATTGGAAAAGTCGAAGAAAGGGGTAAGAAGAAAGAAGCTAAAGAGCCATTGTTTGATGATATCATTGTCGCTAAATATAAGGAACACGTAGATTTTGTCCAAAAAGTAAAAATCCTGGATCCTTCAAAGCCATTAAAAGCATCTGTATATTTTACATCTTGCAATAATTCAACGTGTATTCCTCCTACCTCCAAGGATTTTACCATCCAGGTAGGTGGAAATGCTCAGCCTGAAGCTTCTGTTAACGCAATGCCCATCAGTGTTGGTGCCGTTCAGGATCATGCAGGATTGTTGGATCCGGTAAAAGTTAAGGCCAGTCTGACTAAAGAGGGCGACTCTAAGCTTAAGGTTCAGTTCAAAGCAATAATTGATTCAGGATGGTTTATCTATTCCAATAAAATTGGAGAAGACGGGCCTATACCAACTACGGTGGATTGGGATAAAGGAACCCATTATGGGTTTGATGGAGAGCTTAAGGAATTCAGTGACCATAAAGTCACCGGATTTGACGAGATTTTTGAAATGGAGTTAATCAAGTACAAAGAGCAGGTTATTTTTGAACAAGGGATTGATGTCAAAGACCCTAAAATTCCGATCAAAGGTAGTATGACCTTTCAGACCTGTGATGCGACTAAGTGCCTACCACCTAAAACCTTAGTATTTGAAATCAATGCTCAGAATGGAAGTATTAAAATGGAAGGAGATGAAGGCGGGACTGGTTTCTTGATGCCCGGAGAAGGTGGCGATGGTTTTGATCAGACCATACCAACAGTGGTGAATACATTAAAAAATCCCATTGGACAATGCGGCGAAGAATTGATTAAAGGAACCAATCATTTTTGGACGTTTTTATTTGGATTTTTGGGTGGTTTACTGGCCTTACTTACACCTTGTGTGTTTCCGATGATTCCCCTTACCGTTTCCTATTTTACTAAAGGAAGTAAAGACAAAGCTTCCGGATTAAGAAATGGTTTATTATATGGATTATCGATTATCGTCATTTATGTAGCGATAGGATTAGTGATCACAGCATTATTTGGGGCGACTGCACTCAATGAGCTGTCTACGAATTGGGTCGCAAACGTTTTATTTTTTATCATATTCATTGTTTTTGCCTTTTCGTTTTTCGGATATTTTGAAATTACCTTACCGAGTAGTTGGTCTAATAAAACAGATCATATGGCTGACAAAGGAGGGTTGATTGGTATATTTTTTATGGCATTTACTTTAGCTATAGTTTCATTTTCCTGTACGGGTCCTATCATAGGTTCCGCCATAGTAGAATCGGCAAAAAGCCCAATAGGTCCATCCATAGTTATGTTTGGATTTTCGCTAGCCTTAGCCTTGCCTTTTGGACTATTCGCTGCTTTTCCGGCATGGTTGAATAGTTTGCCAAAATCAGGTTCATGGATGTCCAGTGTAAAAGTTGTACTAGGATTTCTAGAGTTGGCTTTGGCATTTAAATTTTTATCAGTAGCAGATATGACCAAGCATTGGGGTATCTTGGGTTATGAATTATTTATGGGATTGTGGGTGTTGATATTCGCATTGATGACCATTTATCTGTTTGGATGGATTAAATTTCCACATGATAGCCCGATCAAGAAATTATCTCCCGTACGTTGGATGTTTGCATTAAGCGCATTGGCAATTACCATTTATTTATCTACTGGATTTAGATATAGTGATGAATATAAATCGTATCATTCACTGCCATTAATGAGTGGACTAGCACCACCAGCCAATTATAATTATTTTTTAGGGGCACCGACTGTAAATCAGGAAATTAAATCCAAATACATTTCTTTTACCAAATGTGCCAATAATATTGATTGCTTTAAAGATTACTACGAAGCTAAAGCCTATGCCAAGGAAATGGGCAAACCATTATTGGTTGACTTTACCGGATATGGTTGTGTGAACTGTAGAAAGACAGAAGAACATATTTGGGTTAATGACAGAATTAGAAATAAATTGAATAATGATTTTGTTTTAGTTTCGCTATATGTAGATGATCGAAAGCCCTTAGAAAAGGAACTAATATCTGCGGTAACCAAAAGCACCATTCGCAATGTTGGTAACAAATGGGCTGATTTTCAAATCGTAAATTTCAATCAGAATTCGCAACCACTTTATGTGATCATGAGTCCAGACGAAGAAGTTCTTGCCAAGCCAAGAGGTTATAAGGAAGGCGTGGATGCGTATAATCAATTTCTAGAATGTGGTCTTACAGCTTTTAAGAGTAGCCACAATATAGGAAGCAATTAA
- a CDS encoding Fic family protein: MTQLLTKEFYKTYLSLLDTKLDDALKQIKEHEWNVENFKFFTAVSVMSSLKIEGEEMEVDSYIKHKTLNIEYLPILTQKPNDLYEAYEFARDHKLTKINFLKSHSIATKHLLHESQRGVVRTGNMIIMDQQTKRIQYEAASASIVKNEFEKLWDELDILLQTKLNTEEIFYYASLLHLVFVKIHPFNDGNGRTARLLEKWFLSTMLGEHLWYIGSEYHYYKNIQSYYNNLAGIGLFYEELHYEKCLPFLLMLPHALII, translated from the coding sequence ATGACACAATTGCTTACAAAAGAATTTTACAAAACTTATCTATCCTTGTTGGATACAAAACTTGACGATGCGCTAAAGCAAATAAAGGAACATGAATGGAACGTAGAAAATTTCAAATTTTTTACAGCAGTTTCCGTGATGTCATCTTTAAAAATTGAAGGTGAAGAAATGGAAGTAGATAGTTATATAAAACATAAAACACTGAACATAGAATACTTGCCCATACTTACACAGAAACCAAACGATTTGTATGAAGCGTATGAATTTGCAAGAGACCATAAACTTACGAAAATCAATTTTTTAAAATCGCACAGCATAGCGACTAAACATCTATTGCATGAATCTCAACGAGGTGTTGTCAGAACAGGCAATATGATTATTATGGACCAACAAACGAAACGAATCCAATACGAAGCTGCAAGTGCATCCATTGTAAAAAATGAGTTTGAAAAGCTTTGGGATGAATTGGATATATTGTTGCAGACCAAACTCAATACTGAAGAAATTTTTTATTATGCTTCATTGCTACATTTGGTGTTTGTAAAAATTCATCCGTTCAATGATGGTAATGGCAGAACTGCTCGATTACTTGAAAAATGGTTTTTAAGTACTATGCTAGGAGAGCACTTATGGTACATAGGGAGCGAATATCATTACTATAAAAATATTCAATCCTATTATAATAATCTTGCCGGCATTGGTCTATTTTATGAAGAACTACATTATGAAAAATGTTTGCCTTTTCTATTGATGTTACCTCATGCATTGATAATCTAA
- a CDS encoding rhomboid family intramembrane serine protease, with the protein MFFPIGDDQVQGGAKPLFSYTLILINVLVFGYEIMLTPDQSEMMVTTYGAIPQEIIQGQDMYTLLSCMFLHGGWMHLIGNMLFLWVFADNIEAVVGTFNFMIFYIIGGVAASAIHIFFNPYSEVPMVGASGAISAVMGAYLIMFPSSRIKVLILIFFTTTYVPALFFLGIWIVQQLVAGVGSLNPTTAESAGVAWWAHIGGFIFGVVAGFIARKQYKDQYTYQEHE; encoded by the coding sequence ATGTTTTTTCCAATTGGTGATGATCAAGTACAGGGAGGTGCAAAACCATTGTTCTCGTATACATTAATTTTGATAAATGTACTTGTTTTCGGATATGAAATCATGTTGACTCCAGATCAAAGTGAGATGATGGTTACTACTTATGGAGCTATTCCACAAGAAATAATACAAGGCCAGGATATGTATACTTTATTGTCCTGTATGTTTCTTCATGGTGGATGGATGCATTTGATTGGTAATATGCTTTTTCTTTGGGTTTTTGCGGATAATATTGAGGCTGTAGTGGGTACTTTTAATTTTATGATTTTCTATATTATTGGTGGAGTTGCGGCATCTGCAATTCATATTTTTTTTAATCCATATAGTGAGGTCCCAATGGTAGGAGCGAGTGGCGCTATTTCTGCCGTCATGGGAGCTTATTTAATCATGTTTCCTTCATCGAGAATAAAAGTTTTAATCTTAATATTTTTCACTACAACATATGTGCCCGCACTTTTTTTTCTCGGAATATGGATCGTCCAACAATTAGTAGCTGGTGTAGGATCATTAAATCCGACTACAGCTGAATCTGCAGGGGTAGCCTGGTGGGCTCATATAGGTGGATTTATCTTTGGAGTGGTAGCTGGTTTTATCGCTAGAAAACAATATAAAGACCAATATACCTACCAAGAGCACGAATAA
- a CDS encoding PhoH family protein, which yields MSQSEIILTIENIDPISLYGERNSKLNLIRKAFPDITITSRGSQLKIVGKKSDAQEVKHKIELMVKILREHHELSVHNVEDLLQGDNPLQIQISQHENKHVLLHGREGKAIYAKTKNQLLLVKAVEENDIVFAIGPAGTGKTYTAVALAVRALKNKQVKKIILTRPAVEAGESLGFLPGDLKEKIDPYLRPLYDALDDMIPAERLNQFIENRVIEIAPLAFMRGRTLDNAFIILDEAQNSTTLQMKMFLTRLGPSAKCIITGDLTQIDLPYRQTSGLKQAIKILGRVTGITSVFLTIDDVVRHRLVKDILKAYEKEDNRNRSNVEEE from the coding sequence TTGTCTCAAAGCGAAATTATTTTAACCATTGAGAATATTGACCCAATATCACTTTATGGTGAACGAAATTCAAAACTGAACCTCATTCGTAAAGCCTTTCCCGACATTACCATAACCTCGCGGGGATCACAGTTAAAGATAGTTGGTAAAAAAAGTGATGCTCAGGAGGTAAAACACAAGATAGAATTGATGGTAAAAATTCTTCGGGAGCACCATGAATTATCAGTTCATAATGTGGAGGATTTACTACAGGGAGATAACCCTTTGCAAATCCAAATTTCTCAACACGAGAACAAGCATGTATTGCTTCATGGAAGGGAAGGGAAGGCAATATATGCCAAAACAAAAAACCAACTATTACTCGTTAAAGCAGTTGAAGAAAATGACATTGTTTTTGCAATAGGACCAGCAGGGACAGGAAAAACCTATACTGCTGTGGCTCTTGCGGTGCGAGCACTTAAAAACAAACAAGTCAAGAAAATTATATTGACAAGACCGGCAGTAGAGGCTGGAGAAAGCCTTGGATTTTTGCCCGGAGATTTGAAAGAAAAAATAGATCCATATCTAAGGCCTCTTTATGATGCGCTCGATGATATGATTCCGGCTGAACGATTAAATCAGTTTATTGAAAACCGGGTTATTGAAATTGCTCCCTTGGCATTTATGCGAGGAAGAACATTGGATAATGCCTTTATTATATTGGATGAGGCACAAAACTCCACCACGCTCCAGATGAAAATGTTTTTAACTAGACTGGGTCCATCAGCAAAATGTATTATTACAGGAGATTTGACTCAAATTGATTTGCCCTATAGACAAACATCAGGATTAAAACAAGCCATTAAAATATTGGGACGTGTAACGGGTATTACATCTGTTTTTCTAACCATTGATGATGTCGTAAGACATCGATTGGTAAAGGATATTTTGAAAGCGTATGAAAAAGAGGATAATCGGAATCGGTCTAATGTGGAAGAAGAATAA
- a CDS encoding OsmC family protein: MNTAKVLYLGDLRTQAIHLRSGEWITTDAPIDNQGKGEYFSPTDLVASALGSCMLTVMGIAARTHGIDMDGTYADILKVMADQPRRISEIHVGIFFPDKAFTSKQKSILEHAARTCPVGRSLSEQLKEILTFHWPENESL, from the coding sequence ATGAATACAGCTAAAGTTTTATATTTAGGAGATCTGAGAACACAAGCGATACATCTTAGAAGTGGAGAATGGATAACTACGGATGCACCCATAGATAATCAAGGAAAAGGCGAGTATTTCTCTCCTACGGATTTGGTGGCATCGGCACTTGGATCCTGTATGCTAACTGTCATGGGGATTGCGGCACGAACCCATGGTATTGATATGGATGGAACTTATGCAGACATTCTCAAAGTTATGGCTGATCAACCAAGGCGGATCTCAGAAATCCATGTAGGTATTTTTTTTCCCGATAAGGCTTTTACATCGAAACAAAAATCAATATTAGAGCATGCTGCCCGAACCTGTCCGGTGGGTCGCAGTTTAAGTGAACAATTAAAAGAAATCCTGACGTTTCATTGGCCGGAAAATGAATCTTTATAG